A window from Halomicrobium urmianum encodes these proteins:
- a CDS encoding chemotaxis protein CheC produces MSLMIDIRKLGLFNRMAKEGGNTVANHLSQMTGMETEMEITKINFIDVPDIKTHVGDQKQIGISIQMLEPPHGHILFLFNAASAKELAHGMIGDMGETDPEASGFTDMERSAIREIGNIMTSGFIDGWANVLDTTIDMSTPNFTFGPGSGMVDELVGDRETDMALMFDSRVHALESDIDVTVYTFPRLEELVGLMQEIEV; encoded by the coding sequence ATGAGTCTGATGATCGACATACGGAAGCTCGGGCTGTTCAACCGGATGGCCAAGGAGGGCGGGAACACGGTCGCCAACCACCTCAGCCAGATGACGGGGATGGAGACGGAGATGGAGATCACCAAGATCAACTTCATCGACGTCCCCGACATCAAGACCCACGTCGGCGATCAGAAGCAGATCGGCATCAGCATCCAGATGCTCGAACCGCCTCACGGACACATCCTCTTTCTGTTCAACGCCGCCAGCGCGAAGGAACTCGCCCACGGCATGATCGGCGACATGGGCGAGACGGACCCCGAGGCCAGCGGGTTCACCGACATGGAGCGGTCTGCGATCCGGGAGATCGGCAACATCATGACGAGCGGGTTCATCGACGGGTGGGCGAACGTCCTCGACACGACGATCGACATGTCGACGCCGAACTTCACCTTCGGTCCCGGGAGCGGGATGGTCGACGAGCTCGTCGGCGACCGGGAGACGGACATGGCCCTGATGTTCGACTCCCGCGTGCACGCCCTCGAGTCCGACATCGACGTCACGGTCTACACCTTCCCGCGACTGGAGGAACTCGTCGGCCTGATGCAGGAGATCGAAGTCTGA